The Gemmatimonadota bacterium genome has a segment encoding these proteins:
- a CDS encoding PepSY-associated TM helix domain-containing protein, which yields MARKWNRVVSATRTVHIYLTVFAMLLMVFFAATGLLLNHEEWVTAGEAAPVETTGTLPMALLTHEPDTAGIVASLRTTYGALGALSTFDSDGEELRVELRGPGRRFEAAITLATGAMKITTENRPFLIRMDDLHRGKDSGTAWSWLIDLSAILLLLGALTGITLWIALPKRRTLGLIALGLGVGVCVVVYLLIVP from the coding sequence GTGGCCAGAAAGTGGAACCGGGTGGTCTCGGCCACCCGCACGGTGCACATCTACCTCACCGTCTTCGCCATGCTGCTGATGGTCTTCTTCGCCGCCACCGGCTTGCTCCTCAACCATGAGGAGTGGGTGACCGCCGGCGAGGCCGCGCCAGTCGAGACCACGGGGACGCTGCCGATGGCCCTGCTGACGCATGAGCCGGACACCGCCGGGATCGTCGCGTCGCTGCGCACCACGTACGGCGCGTTGGGGGCACTCTCCACCTTCGACAGTGATGGCGAAGAGCTTCGCGTCGAGCTGCGCGGCCCGGGCCGCCGCTTCGAGGCGGCGATCACGCTTGCGACCGGCGCGATGAAGATCACCACGGAGAATCGCCCCTTCCTGATCCGGATGGACGACCTCCATCGCGGCAAGGACAGCGGCACCGCGTGGAGCTGGCTGATCGACCTCTCGGCGATCCTCCTCCTCCTCGGCGCGCTCACCGGCATCACGCTGTGGATCGCGCTGCCGAAGCGCCGGACGCTCGGCCTGATCGCGCTTGGCCTCGGCGTTGGGGTCTGCGTCGTCGTCTACCTGCTCATCGTCCCCTGA
- a CDS encoding DUF2271 domain-containing protein has protein sequence MVLSGYDGASELSRLMSTGRLAQPSSDLLAVLDRYTFWNRISGGAYSARVAPLSALWRTAEAEGRLPNAADLAAVTARLAAPAWTIDANGVRMRTTDRIDLNSLGKGYIIDQAVAAAQAATPELQGAIINLGGDIRTWGVAAANRAEWHVGVADPRAPADNAAPLTVLQLRDRAVSTSGRYARGFTINGAHYSHIIDPRTGLPANAVAATTVIARDNATANALATTLSVLTPAEGLRLAAATPGVEAMIVGADGQLYRTAGFAAYELPTTPAATKGDVVAKVVIDITPTNPNRHRPYVAVWVTDAAGKPVRTLAFWGTKRKYIPDMSKWYGVMSTGAPDVIDAVTRATRPVGEYSLEWDGLDDHGTAVKAGEYTFWFEESFENGPHSLRSAALNCTNGEVAGKFEASPAFAGGTVTCSAAK, from the coding sequence ATGGTGCTGAGCGGCTACGACGGAGCCTCGGAGTTGAGCCGGCTGATGTCGACGGGCCGCCTCGCGCAGCCGTCGAGCGACCTGCTTGCCGTGCTCGATCGCTACACCTTCTGGAACCGGATCAGTGGTGGCGCCTATTCGGCGCGCGTGGCACCGCTCTCGGCGCTCTGGCGCACGGCCGAGGCCGAAGGGCGCCTTCCAAACGCCGCCGACCTCGCCGCGGTCACCGCTCGGCTCGCCGCGCCGGCGTGGACCATCGACGCGAACGGCGTCCGGATGCGCACGACGGATCGGATCGACCTGAATTCGCTGGGCAAGGGCTACATCATCGATCAAGCAGTCGCCGCCGCCCAGGCCGCCACGCCTGAGCTCCAGGGCGCCATCATCAATCTCGGCGGCGACATCCGGACCTGGGGCGTGGCGGCTGCGAATCGTGCGGAGTGGCACGTCGGAGTTGCCGATCCGCGCGCCCCGGCCGACAACGCCGCCCCGCTGACGGTGCTCCAGCTCCGTGACCGCGCCGTGTCAACCAGCGGACGGTACGCCCGTGGCTTCACGATCAACGGCGCGCACTATTCGCACATCATCGATCCGCGGACGGGGCTGCCGGCGAATGCCGTCGCGGCCACGACGGTCATCGCGCGCGACAACGCCACGGCCAACGCGCTCGCGACCACGCTCTCGGTGCTGACGCCGGCCGAGGGGCTGCGGCTCGCGGCCGCCACGCCTGGCGTCGAGGCGATGATCGTCGGCGCTGATGGCCAGCTGTACCGCACCGCAGGATTCGCGGCGTACGAACTGCCGACCACACCGGCCGCAACGAAGGGAGACGTCGTCGCGAAGGTTGTCATCGACATCACCCCGACCAACCCGAATCGCCATCGGCCCTATGTGGCCGTCTGGGTGACCGATGCCGCGGGCAAGCCGGTGCGCACGCTGGCGTTCTGGGGCACCAAGCGGAAGTACATCCCGGACATGAGCAAGTGGTACGGCGTCATGTCAACCGGCGCCCCGGACGTGATCGATGCGGTGACCCGCGCCACTCGCCCGGTCGGCGAGTACAGCCTCGAATGGGATGGCCTCGATGACCACGGCACGGCGGTGAAGGCCGGCGAGTACACCTTCTGGTTCGAAGAGTCGTTCGAGAACGGCCCGCACTCGCTCCGGAGCGCCGCGCTCAACTGCACGAACGGCGAAGTGGCGGGGAAGTTCGAGGCGAGCCCCGCCTTTGCTGGCGGTACGGTCACCTGTAGCGCCGCGAAGTAA
- a CDS encoding ATP-binding cassette domain-containing protein produces the protein MALLALQDITLAFGAAPLLDQANLVIERGERVCLLGRNGAGKSTVMKLLDGTIRPDRGELVRQTGVSVTRLEQEVPGDVAGTMFDIVADGLGDAGRLLAKYQHASHRVATDHSDAALNELDRLHHALDAANAWEVKSRVETVLEHLGLDPEAPFAAASGGRKRQALLARALVRDPDVLLLDEPTNHLDVEAVEWLEEILIARNITLVFVTHDRTFLRRVATRIVDLDRGQLIDWGTDYDTYLERKEAALASQEKEWSEFDKKLAREEVWIRTGIQARRTRNEGRVRALEALRLERSARRERVGTVRLQAQEAERSGRLVIEAKGVTFGYGERTIVRDLTTTIARGDRIGLIGPNGSGKTTLIRLLLGQLEPQEGTVRLGTNLEVAYFDQLREQLDPEQTVVNSIGDGTEFIEINGARKHVLGYLQDFLFSPERARTPVRVLSGGERNRLLLARLFTRRFNVLVLDEPTNDLDIETLDLLEDLLLNLKATLLVVSHDRAFLDNVVTSTLVMEGGGKVGEYVGGYTDWARQRQAVIAAASASRTVKAPAAAPAAKTTKAGKVRRLSFKEQQELATLPEQIDARETEKLQLFATLADPSVLRDTAALATARARLAAVEQALSHLTSRWEALETIAAESAAAGH, from the coding sequence ATGGCATTGCTGGCCCTGCAGGACATCACCCTCGCTTTCGGCGCAGCCCCGCTGCTCGATCAGGCCAACCTGGTCATCGAGCGCGGCGAGCGCGTCTGCCTCCTCGGCCGCAACGGCGCCGGGAAGAGCACCGTGATGAAGCTGCTCGACGGCACCATCCGTCCCGACCGTGGCGAACTGGTCCGGCAGACCGGCGTCTCGGTCACCCGCCTCGAACAGGAAGTCCCCGGTGACGTGGCCGGCACGATGTTCGACATCGTCGCCGATGGCCTCGGTGATGCCGGCCGCCTCCTCGCCAAGTATCAGCACGCCTCGCACCGCGTTGCCACCGACCACAGCGACGCGGCACTCAACGAACTCGACCGGCTGCATCACGCCCTCGACGCCGCAAATGCCTGGGAGGTAAAGAGCCGCGTCGAGACGGTGCTCGAGCACCTCGGCCTCGACCCCGAGGCGCCGTTCGCTGCCGCCTCGGGCGGTCGGAAGCGACAGGCACTCCTCGCGCGTGCACTGGTCCGCGATCCCGATGTGCTGCTCCTCGACGAACCGACCAACCACCTCGACGTCGAGGCGGTGGAGTGGCTTGAAGAGATCCTGATTGCGCGGAACATCACGCTGGTCTTCGTGACCCACGACCGGACGTTCCTGCGTCGAGTCGCCACGCGGATCGTCGACCTCGATCGCGGGCAGCTGATTGACTGGGGCACTGACTACGACACCTACCTGGAACGGAAAGAGGCGGCGCTCGCGAGTCAGGAGAAGGAGTGGAGCGAGTTCGACAAGAAGCTCGCCCGCGAGGAAGTGTGGATCCGCACCGGCATCCAGGCGCGCCGGACCCGCAACGAGGGCCGAGTCCGGGCGCTCGAAGCCCTGCGCCTGGAGCGCAGTGCCCGCCGTGAACGAGTCGGCACCGTGCGCTTGCAGGCGCAGGAGGCCGAGCGCTCCGGCCGCCTGGTGATCGAGGCGAAGGGGGTGACCTTCGGCTACGGGGAGCGCACCATCGTGCGTGATCTCACCACAACCATCGCACGTGGCGACCGCATCGGACTGATCGGGCCGAATGGTTCGGGCAAGACGACACTGATCCGCCTGCTGCTCGGCCAGCTCGAGCCACAGGAAGGAACCGTCCGCCTCGGCACCAACCTCGAAGTGGCCTACTTCGATCAGCTGCGCGAACAGCTCGACCCCGAGCAGACCGTCGTCAACAGCATCGGCGACGGCACCGAGTTCATCGAGATCAACGGCGCCCGCAAGCACGTCCTCGGCTACCTCCAGGACTTTCTCTTCTCGCCGGAACGCGCCCGCACGCCGGTACGGGTCCTCTCCGGCGGCGAGCGGAACCGATTGCTGCTGGCGCGCCTCTTCACGCGGCGCTTCAACGTGCTGGTGCTCGACGAACCGACCAACGACCTGGACATCGAGACCCTCGACCTGCTCGAGGATCTCCTGCTGAACCTGAAAGCGACCCTGCTGGTGGTGAGCCACGATCGTGCCTTCCTCGACAACGTGGTGACCTCGACACTGGTGATGGAAGGCGGTGGCAAGGTTGGCGAGTATGTCGGCGGTTACACCGACTGGGCTCGGCAGCGGCAGGCCGTGATCGCCGCGGCCAGCGCAAGCCGGACCGTGAAGGCACCTGCCGCAGCACCGGCCGCGAAGACCACCAAGGCAGGCAAGGTGCGCCGGCTCTCCTTCAAGGAGCAGCAGGAACTCGCCACGCTCCCGGAGCAGATCGACGCGCGCGAAACGGAGAAGCTGCAGCTCTTCGCGACCCTGGCCGACCCCAGCGTGCTGCGGGACACCGCCGCGCTCGCGACGGCGCGGGCCCGGCTCGCAGCGGTCGAGCAGGCGCTGTCGCACCTCACGAGTCGTTGGGAAGCGCTCGAGACGATCGCCGCCGAATCGGCGGCGGCCGGACACTGA
- a CDS encoding glycosyltransferase: MSSTRLGDHLVQRGLITELQLAVALQQQERTGERLGRLLLILGSIRRLDLGRALAELWQLPFIMITPETVSPAVAQRFPLEATLKFRAVPIRDDGTTLTVAVADQPSADLRETLAVVYPGRALDVRVTTEWDIDQAIAIANRRKVVDTSIYGLYFRDQAESAFTVFTLPQYLLFGAALIALLLGLWAAPLTTLFALNVPITLFFVTVVAFRTVVGVSGAAAETTVTITDDEVQALRDRDLPSYSILVPAYRESAVIGRLLASLKALDYPADKLDILLLLEEDDADTLAAAKAASPGANVRLLVVPSGQPQTKPKACNVGLLFAQGEYLVIYDAEDQPEPDQLKKAVLAFRRGPKELICLQAALNYYNWNENFLTRMFTLEYSFWFDYLLPGLDKLRMPIPLGGTSNHFKTPVLRELGGWDPFNVTEDADLGIRAAMHGYRVGIVNSTTYEEANKHLGNWLRQRSRWIKGYMQTALVFSRDPIGLVRRAGLRQALGFALLIGGTPLIFLFQPISILLTLVWVVTRTTALDPLFPPVILYLSLFNLLLGNALAIYINMFAVFKRRLHPLVLFALLNPLYWMLHSIASYKALGQLFTRPYYWEKTTHGLTRHPASSH; this comes from the coding sequence GTGAGCTCGACCCGGCTGGGTGATCATCTCGTCCAGCGTGGGCTGATCACCGAGTTGCAGCTCGCCGTGGCGCTCCAGCAGCAGGAGCGCACCGGTGAGCGCCTCGGCCGTCTGCTCCTGATCCTCGGCAGCATTCGTCGCCTGGACCTGGGGCGCGCCCTCGCCGAGCTCTGGCAACTCCCGTTCATCATGATCACCCCGGAGACGGTGTCGCCGGCGGTGGCGCAGCGTTTTCCGCTCGAGGCGACGCTGAAGTTTCGTGCCGTGCCGATCCGCGACGACGGCACCACGCTCACCGTCGCGGTCGCCGACCAGCCGTCGGCCGACCTGCGCGAGACCCTTGCCGTGGTCTATCCCGGGCGTGCGCTCGACGTGCGGGTCACCACCGAATGGGACATCGACCAGGCGATCGCGATCGCCAACCGCCGCAAGGTGGTCGACACCTCGATCTACGGCCTCTACTTCCGCGACCAGGCGGAGAGCGCCTTCACGGTCTTCACGCTGCCGCAGTACCTGCTCTTCGGCGCCGCGCTGATCGCCCTGCTGCTCGGACTCTGGGCCGCGCCGCTGACCACGCTGTTCGCCCTGAACGTCCCGATCACGCTCTTCTTCGTCACGGTGGTGGCCTTCCGCACCGTCGTGGGCGTGAGCGGCGCAGCGGCCGAAACGACGGTGACGATCACCGACGACGAGGTGCAGGCGCTGCGGGATCGCGACCTGCCGTCGTACAGCATCCTGGTGCCGGCCTATCGCGAGTCCGCGGTCATCGGCCGCCTGCTCGCCTCGCTCAAGGCACTCGACTATCCCGCGGACAAGCTCGACATCCTGCTGCTGCTCGAGGAGGATGACGCCGACACGCTCGCGGCGGCGAAGGCGGCGTCGCCGGGCGCCAATGTGCGCTTGCTGGTGGTGCCGAGCGGCCAGCCGCAGACCAAGCCGAAGGCGTGCAACGTCGGACTCTTGTTCGCGCAGGGCGAATACCTGGTCATCTACGATGCCGAGGATCAGCCGGAGCCGGACCAGCTGAAGAAGGCGGTGCTCGCCTTCCGCCGCGGCCCGAAGGAATTGATCTGCCTGCAGGCCGCGCTGAACTATTACAACTGGAACGAAAATTTCCTGACGCGGATGTTCACGCTCGAGTATTCGTTCTGGTTCGACTATCTGCTGCCGGGGCTCGACAAGTTGCGGATGCCGATCCCGCTCGGCGGCACGAGCAATCACTTCAAGACGCCGGTGCTGCGCGAGCTCGGCGGCTGGGACCCCTTCAACGTCACCGAGGACGCCGACCTCGGCATCCGGGCCGCGATGCACGGCTACCGCGTCGGCATCGTCAACTCGACGACCTACGAGGAGGCCAACAAGCATCTCGGCAACTGGCTCCGGCAGCGCTCGCGCTGGATCAAGGGCTACATGCAGACCGCGCTGGTCTTCTCGCGCGACCCGATCGGCCTCGTCCGCCGCGCCGGGTTGCGGCAGGCGCTGGGCTTTGCGCTGCTGATTGGCGGGACCCCGCTGATCTTTCTCTTCCAGCCGATCTCGATCCTGCTGACACTGGTATGGGTGGTGACGCGCACGACGGCGCTCGACCCGCTCTTCCCGCCGGTGATTCTCTACCTGTCGCTGTTCAACCTGCTGCTGGGCAACGCGCTGGCGATCTACATCAACATGTTCGCCGTCTTCAAGCGCCGGCTCCATCCCCTGGTGCTCTTTGCGCTGCTGAATCCGCTCTACTGGATGCTGCACTCGATCGCCTCGTACAAGGCGCTCGGCCAGCTGTTCACCCGCCCCTATTACTGGGAGAAGACCACCCATGGTCTCACCAGACACCCCGCCAGCAGCCACTGA